The genomic stretch aataaaaagcgcgaaagtggtaatttacccccttaactttgttcaatggTGAAATTAGGCCCCTTAACTTTCAATTGTAGCAATCAAGCCCCATAACtttaataaaaagtgaaattcaaccccaatttttatttttcacttaaatttcaacaaaaattcattttatatttatattataaaactaataatacataaaattataaattttaaCCTTCTTAATTTATATAAGTTTAGTTATTCATCTAAAGAATAATTTTACATTCATctatattaaacaaaataaaaatgtcACAATTTTATGAACTATTCTTACATTTAGAAAAAATTGTCTAAAATtgtaaaaatataaaaaaattggATTGTATAAAATTTATAGATTGTATAAAATTTataaagttataaagttaaattttatatttgattaattggattataaaaatgaattttggtggaatttcatgaaaaatcaaataatggggttgaatttcactttttgttAGAGCTATGGGGCTTGATTGCTACAATTAAAAGTTAAGGGGCCTAATTTCAccattgaacaaagttaagggggcaaattaccactttcgcgaaataaaaagggatTGTGAGGTCAATACTTGAGGGTTTCGAAAATGACCGTTATTTCAGCTCTTTCAAGTTTCGGCGGTTAGAAATCGCAATCTTTCGGTCAGGTTCTTCCCTAATTTCTGTAATTGATGCCTAATTTAGTGATTTCTCATCTTGATTAGGTTGAATAAAATTTATGAATTTAGGTCATGCCTTTTTTGTTTTCAATCTCTATCGCTGTTTTTGTTGCAATTCATTTCTCTAGACATTGTTCAAACGTTTAATTAATCAATACTCCTCCAGTTAGGAAAAAAGTTGTTCCGAATTAAAAAGTTGTTTCGGTACTTGACCCGTTTTAATGTTAAATTATGTTAGTTTGAGGAGTTGAAGAATTGGAATCTTATCACTTAGACATATTTATTTGTTTACAATTACCTGCAGAGCAGAATAGTAAAAATTGGAATGCATACTTTTGTAGCAATACACTATCTAGGAGTAATACTTGTAACAGTGACGTCATTCATGGAAGAAGTATTTTCACTAGTCAACACTGACGACGATCCTTTATCATTAGCTGTCTGGCGTTGCATGAACCCCGGTGGTTTTGGTTTCGGAAGATCGGTGATATCCCTAACCAACATTGATATGACTGTAGAAATGTTTGGCCTGTCCTTTGCTAATTCTTGCACGCATAATAGTCCTACGTGTATACACCTTATAATCTCCTCATTCAGATCTGGATTGCAGATTGACGGATCAATGAATGAATTCATATTGTCTTCATTCCACAGTTTCCAAGTCTGAAATCATCAGTTAGGAATTAGGATAATCAATAAATGTTGGGACATTGAATTCAAATGTGAAAAATATCCGAGATAACTCACATATCCTATTAGACTCAAGGATTCCTCTTGAAACCAAAAGCTGCTGTTCCTTTTTCCACTTATTATCTCCAAAAATAAAACCCCAAAGCTGAACACGTCTGATTTTTCAGAGAAATGCCCTTCCATTGCATACTCCGGAGACATGTATCCGCTAAATATATGACCAAACGTGTATAGTTAGATGTCGTTGTGATAGGAGCATCATTTATAATATGAGCAAGGATGTAATGTAGGATACTTACTATGTTCCAGCAACCCGTTGAGTGCTACCTTGATCTTGGCTGCCCCCAAATATTCTGGCCATACCAAAGTCTGAAATTTTGGGGTTGAGGTTTTCATCCAGCAAAATGTTACTTGGTTTCAGATCTCTATGGATAATCCTTAATCTAGAGTCTCTATGAAGATAAAGTAGTCCTCGACATATTCCTTCTGTAATGCTGAACCGTTTCTGCCAATGTAGAAGCTTACGCTTTTGTGAATCTGATCAAGGGGAAATCAAATAAACTCTTAGTACAAGTATCATGCTTACAAAATGTTATCATGAAATATTTTGTAAATTAGAGGGTCAAATGTACGCAATTTGGATGACCAAAATGAATAATGTGATGTCTGACTGTTATTTTGCGATACAAGAAGCATAGACAGTTTGGAAATGGAAAATATTACTATTAAGGAAATTCAGAAGGCAAATATTAGAAACTCTAGGATTATAAGAGTAAGTTACGCTACTGACCGAATAGATACGCGTCCAAGCTTTTATTTAGCATGTACTCATATATCAGCATCTTTTCCTCTCCATCAACACAACAGCCCAAAAGCTTAACTAGGTTGCGGTGCTGAAGTTTAGAAATCACTAAGACCTCATTCATAAACTCTTCTATGCCTTGCCCAGAAGCTCTTGAAAGTCTTTTTACTGCTATCTCTTGACCATCTTCCAGTGTTCCCTGTTAAAAAGTTAAAACGTCATATGTTCATCTAGTAATAATTCTAAGTCGCAATCCACAATAAATGTTTGTAAACATCCTTTTAGAAGGTTTTGTTACCTTGTATACTTGGCCAAATCCGCCTCTGCCAAGTAAGTTATCCTCATGGAAATCGTTTGTTGCTTTGACCACATCCTCAAATTTCGTCACTTGCAAGTCCTCAAGCATAACTTGACTTTTGTCTCCGAAGACATGTTGATCAGATATCGACTTTTTTCTTCCTTGTTGATTTTCAAATCTTTTGTTTCTTTTAGGCAGCTCCTTGCTCTTTTTTTGAGCTCTCCATTTCCACAAGAACCATATGATAGTTGCTAATAGTATTACTAATCCTAATATCACACTTACTATAATAATTATTTTCACCCTGTTATTATTACCTGTAAAACATTGGAATTGAACTGTCATGCCATATCTATAcgattttgtttatttatttttatttggaAGGAAATATAAGTAAACTGTAATTGGTGTAATGGACCCACAAGGGCAGTTTTGATGACAGGTAGAACATAGATCATGAGCATCACCACTCAATGATTTTACGAGGTAAGTGCAAGTAAATTTTGATAAAGATGTTAGCATACCTAGCTCGGAGTATGCAAGTCGGACGAAGAGATCTGTTCCACCAGGGGCGAGGACAGCAATGTCAACTAAGTTTACGCTCCAGGTCATACAAGCAATCGCGGTATCATATGCATAAGCCAAACAAGTGCAGTTTGTGACGCACTTGTCTCT from Silene latifolia isolate original U9 population chromosome 2, ASM4854445v1, whole genome shotgun sequence encodes the following:
- the LOC141642658 gene encoding G-type lectin S-receptor-like serine/threonine-protein kinase At1g11300, translating into MQPVCTFIVMLLFHLGSEFSSAVDSLTSAQLLKDPGTLVSNKKIFSFGFFSPPNSTNRYVGIWYNQPFTKEVIWVANKNNPLTDHSGVLKLSVTGNLQVLNGKNETLWSSNVTLPKARFSMARILDYGDLVVEVFESNTTRQNGTALWQSFQHPTDSVLPNMRFTLTKKSDLRNVLQSWTSPTDPSNGRFALGTNSFSLFQIIIWDGDSIYWRSGPWNGNIFIGTRYHNTGYGNIFINTGTFTQDDTGGVLSLVFTGANESFLSHYALSYQGIIAQRWWDGTKKSWSVSWNAPDNECDIYAKCGVFGSCNPKTSPICSCLKGFEPKDKEEWKRGNWTSGCVRRKPRDCTSEGFLRLGTMKVPDNAEWTVGLNKDQCRDKCVTNCTCLAYAYDTAIACMTWSVNLVDIAVLAPGGTDLFVRLAYSELGNNNRVKIIIIVSVILGLVILLATIIWFLWKWRAQKKSKELPKRNKRFENQQGRKKSISDQHVFGDKSQVMLEDLQVTKFEDVVKATNDFHEDNLLGRGGFGQVYKGTLEDGQEIAVKRLSRASGQGIEEFMNEVLVISKLQHRNLVKLLGCCVDGEEKMLIYEYMLNKSLDAYLFDSQKRKLLHWQKRFSITEGICRGLLYLHRDSRLRIIHRDLKPSNILLDENLNPKISDFGMARIFGGSQDQGSTQRVAGTYGYMSPEYAMEGHFSEKSDVFSFGVLFLEIISGKRNSSFWFQEESLSLIGYTWKLWNEDNMNSFIDPSICNPDLNEEIIRCIHVGLLCVQELAKDRPNISTVISMLVRDITDLPKPKPPGFMQRQTANDKGSSSVLTSENTSSMNDVTVTSITPR